In the Plasmodium gaboni strain SY75 chromosome 13, whole genome shotgun sequence genome, tttttttttttttctaatctctttttattatatattcattttcaacatattaaaatatttttcattgTAACCtggaatatatatataagtattaAAATCTCCTTGATTAGACATTATAACTTAGCCttacataataaattattcCTTCTTATtcatacatttttatttaataaagaaaaaaaaataaaataaaaaaaaataaataaaaaaaaaaataaaataatatatatgtatatatatatatatatatatattaaaaataaaaaaaaataattaaaaaaataaatatataatgtcAAGTCGTTTCATAATATTCtgcacatatatatatatatatatatatatatacataaaatttttaagaataataaaatgatgatatattttttaaagatatACATTTCCTATTTGGTTCCTATAATTTTTCCTACATAAAGGATAATGTTTCAATATGACATATTAGAAAAGTGCATCAttcatatgaataattaaattaCCAAAAAATACAACATATCCGtcatattaaatatatatatatatatatatatatatttatttatttatttatttatgtgtGTGTTTACATATACATAAGTTTGttactttatttttttatttttatttattttttataatgttataaaatttgcctttttttttcttaaatatGCATTTTGGTATTCCAACCCTTTTTTACTTGTATATCCTTTTTTCCATTCTTATGAGGCTACAATGTGTCATAATAAAAGATTTGAAAAAAACaaagaaacaaaaatattcataCATACCTCATAGgaataaagaaaaaggTATCAATTTAAATTATGTGGAAAAAACAAACCCTGCATATTTTAAAAGcggaaaaaataaaaatgaaaataaaaataaaaataaaaaaggacatatatataaattaagcaatatagaaaaattgttatacgccaaaaaaaaaaatgtacaAGGAGGAAACgaaaattttataaattattcaCACACCCAatctaaaaatataaatatttataataatgaaacTAAATCTACTTATGTTACTACTATTCCAACTGAAcaaaatgagaaaaaaaaaggaagtgaaaaattttctagtagtacaaaaaaattattattaacacCAAAAGTTGGAAATAAAATGCCTGAAGGAAAAAAACCAGATTGGTTTCATGTACCTGCTCCTAGTGGTActaaatataataaattaaaagaagatataaaaaaattaaaccTACATACAGTATGTGAAGAAGCACAATGTCCTAATATTGGAGAATGTTGGAATATAGGTACAGCAACTATTATGTTATTGGGTGATACATGTACAAGAGGTTGTAGATTTTGTTCAATTAAAACATCATCAAACCCATTACCTCCTGATATCAATGAACCTTTCAATACAGCTAAAGCTATATGTGAATGGAATATTGATTATGTTGTTTTAACTTCTGTTGATAGAGATGATTTACCAGATGGAGGAGCTAGCCATTTTGCTAAAACAGTAGAATTAGTAAAATTTTCAAGACCAGATATTTTAATTGAATGTTTAGTTTCGGATTTTCAAGGAAACATTGATTCTGTACGAAAACTAGCTTTTAGTGGATTGGATGTATATGCACATAATATAGAGACAGTTAAAAGATTACAGAAATATGTTAGAGATAAAAGAGCAAATTATGAACAATCCttatttgtattaaaaACGGCTAAAGAAATCAATCCGAAGTTATATACAAAAACAAGTATTATGTTAGGATTGGGAGAGACAAAAGAAGAAGTTATACAAACTATGCAGGATGcaagaaaaaataatatagatgTTATAACATTTGGTCAATACTTAAGACCCACAAAAAATCATTTAAGTATTGTTGAATATATTTCACCTCAAATATTCgaatattataaagaaGAAGGATTAAAAATGGgatttaaatatatagcCAGTGGCCCTTTAGTTCGTTCTTCTTATAAAGCAGgtgaatattttatgaaaaatttaGTTAACCAACGaaacaaagaaaaaaatataaaaaataatacatgaaatataacataagaaaaattaaaaattaaaactaaaacatcaaaaaaaaaaaaaaaaaatataaatataaatataaataaaagttaaatgaaaaaaaaagaaatatatatatatatatatatatatatatatatatatacactattaaaaaaaaaattcatatgtgtaatatataatattttttttttttcttctttattattatccaatttatattcatataatacTTCTCTTATCCTActcatttattttttatatccATTTTTGTGTAATCtcaaaaaaagaaatatacatatatatatatatataatattccGTTTCTACGGATCTTCATGGTATAattaattctttaaaaaatgcTGCACATATAATTCAACTTCATATCAATATTCTATAAACTCCTTAACAACAATTGATTTTTCTGCAATTGTTTTAATATCTGGTCTTCTTAATAATAACATCTTAATTTTGATAATGGATATTTCAGTTTTCTTACATTTTGTTTCCCaattttcattataatcATGATGAGAAGTTTGATTATCATCACTAGAAGAATCATCTTTTAACAAGGAATTTGTTATTCTGGTAACTTGATCTATCcaattatttttattttttagaaATGCATAACtacattttatttcattaatTTTGTCTTTCAATGTATCTATATTATCAGTcattaatttaataatttctCTTAATAagttcatattataaatgaatattcgagtattattatttgatttttcttttttatgTTTACAATTGAATTCTTCTATTTGTTGTAATAAACTGTATGAGTTGTTTATGaatgtattaaaatataattcattttgtaaaaatgaaatattttgatttaataaatattttaaaatgGTTTTATctaatttatataatattctgTTTAAGAattgaataaatatattatctggtaaatttttttttattttatataaattatttataatatattcatgAAATACATTACTTACAGAAAAGagattatatattct is a window encoding:
- a CDS encoding lipoyl synthase — encoded protein: MHFGIPTLFYLYILFSILMRLQCVIIKDLKKTKKQKYSYIPHRNKEKGINLNYVEKTNPAYFKSGKNKNENKNKNKKGHIYKLSNIEKLLYAKKKNVQGGNENFINYSHTQSKNINIYNNETKSTYVTTIPTEQNEKKKGSEKFSSSTKKLLLTPKVGNKMPEGKKPDWFHVPAPSGTKYNKLKEDIKKLNLHTVCEEAQCPNIGECWNIGTATIMLLGDTCTRGCRFCSIKTSSNPLPPDINEPFNTAKAICEWNIDYVVLTSVDRDDLPDGGASHFAKTVELVKFSRPDILIECLVSDFQGNIDSVRKLAFSGLDVYAHNIETVKRLQKYVRDKRANYEQSLFVLKTAKEINPKLYTKTSIMLGLGETKEEVIQTMQDARKNNIDVITFGQYLRPTKNHLSIVEYISPQIFEYYKEEGLKMGFKYIASGPLVRSSYKAGEYFMKNLVNQRNKEKNIKNNT